From one Mytilus edulis chromosome 1, xbMytEdul2.2, whole genome shotgun sequence genomic stretch:
- the LOC139489632 gene encoding uncharacterized protein, whose product MRARMTEATVHHTLSEDEVFSTASSPKSSVAGDARDKMAEPKASRKTSSRRSKKKDEVEELNKKWESRFSQIETRFDNFFDLFSSNDGININKDTVTSGEQRPCQNQSEQDSGSSGAHRLVEDSNHEHFPTDSVRERENDDVVSLAPGHRERHDIGLLSEDESSLKSETDNPQKSSSRFSKYVKGNESDSDENNNDHLKFGDDVKTKKETSSGGLILDKSQIDILSGSWRCKNPERLTAYNDEYRHSFPVHEKTSDILEVPSLDNMVPDLLVKKHGAKAYSVSQKSNLYNPCLKSLEKLAYQGQVAARMGIITTAYTQQALGNLLNTLSENEVNLDKSIQLVRDIFAMSTKSLDQVARAGAFHHLIRRKATLEETGLNDIKELKHPLVSLPLTKSGVIGDNMEQTLKDRVDKNKQLKELLPELHVNKTFSVKRKATGNQFSNDWSKKPKFDNAQGSTFTGAKSNTQRTVQRTSTVTRPDKDDKSSSTTNNFRRFNNPFHAKGQQKK is encoded by the coding sequence ATGCGTGCAAGGATGACGGAAGCTACCGTTCATCACACGCTCAGTGAAGACGAGGTATTTTCTACTGCCAGCAGTCCAAAATCATCAGTGGCAGGGGATGCTCGGGATAAAATGGCGGAGCCAAAAGCCTCGAGAAAGACCAGTTCCCGTAGGTCCAAGAAAAAGGACGAGGTCGAGGAACTGAATAAGAAATGGGAAAGCCGTTTCTCACAGATAGAAACCaggtttgataatttttttgatttatttagtTCAAACGatggtataaatataaacaaggatACTGTCACGTCAGGTGAGCAGAGACCTTGTCAGAATCAATCTGAACAAGATAGTGGCTCTTCAGGAGCGCACAGACTTGTTGAGGATTCTAACCATGAACATTTTCCAACAGATTCAGTTCGTGAAAGGGAAAATGATGATGTTGTATCTTTGGCACCAGGCCATAGAGAAAGACATGACATAGGTTTACTATCAGAAGATGAGTCTTCTTTAAAAAGTGAAACTGATAATCCTCAAAAATCTTCATCAAGATTCAGTAAATATGTGAAGGGTAATGAAAGTGACTCAGATGAGAACAATAATGATCACTTAAAATTTGGGGATGATGTTAAGACTAAAAAAGAGACAAGCTCTGGAGGTCTTATTCTTGACaaaagtcaaattgatattttatctggTTCTTGGAGGTGTAAAAATCCAGAAAGGTTAACAGCCTATAATGATGAATATAGACACAGTTTTCCTGTTCACGAGAAAACTAGTGATATTTTAGAAGTACCTAGTCTAGATAATATGGTACCTGATTTATTAGTGAAAAAACATGGTGCTAAAGCTTATTCAGTAAGCCAGAAAAGCAATTTATACAATCCTTGTTTAAAATCCCTTGAAAAGTTGGCGTATCAAGGCCAGGTAGCTGCACGCATGGGGATAATTACTACAGCATACACCCAACAAGCTTTGGGCAATTTGTTAAATACTTTGTCAGAAAATGAAGTTAATCTAGACAAATCTATCCAACTTGTAAGAGACATATTTGCAATGTCTACAAAATCTTTGGACCAAGTGGCACGGGCTGGTGCATTTCACCACTTAATTCGTAGAAAAGCTACTTTAGAGGAAACAGGTCTTAATGATATCAAAGAGCTTAAGCATCCACTTGTATCATTACCTTTGACAAAGTCAGGTGTCATTGGTGACAATATGGAACAAACTCTTAAAGACAGGgttgacaaaaataaacaattaaaagagTTACTGCCTGAATTACATGTGAATAAAACTTTTTCAGTGAAAAGGAAAGCTACAGGCAATCAATTTTCGAATGATTGGTCTAAGAAACCAAAATTTGACAATGCACAAGGTTCTACTTTCACAGGTGCAAAGTCTAATACACAGCGTACAGTGCAAAGAACTAGTACAGTAACAAGACCAGATAAAGACGACAAGAGTTCTAGTACAACGAACAATTTTCGTCGCTTTAACAACCCATTTCATGCCAAGGGGCAACAAAAGAAATGA